Proteins found in one Balneolaceae bacterium genomic segment:
- the polX gene encoding DNA polymerase/3'-5' exonuclease PolX, protein MTNQEVAKKLREVYNLMQLAGENRFRAIAFDRAAQTIEGLNDEILTYIEEDSLTDIKGIGKSIAEDIKTYHETGSMPVLEDLKERVPKGLVEWTNISGLGPKNIVKIHKELGITTITELKEACQSGAVADLPGLGQKSAEKIIKSIEYLEQYGERCLLNEAFEIAEPIFEFVKNLDGVLEAEIAGSLRRSRETIGDIDILASAEEEDVESIFDAFVDHELVVEVLGRGDTKSSVRSQTGRQVDLRIVKPHQFPAALMYFTGSKEHNIVLRQRARDRGMSLNEYGLFKLTENKETDFDQPVETSSESEIYQKLDLNFIIPQHREDHGEFKYYEENEEMDLVQESDIKGVVHAHSTWSDGKFSIRQMAEASLERGYEYLALSDHSKTAAYAGGLSVDEVKEQWDEIDGLNEEFKNEGENFKIFKGIESDILTDGSLDYPDEILEGFDFVIASVHSSLELPLDKMMSRFENALRNPYTRILGHPTGRLLLRREEGNLDLNKLIEIAAEENTAIEINANPRRLDLDWRYGNKAKEVGLMTSINPDAHSTDGIDYIRYGVMIAQKGKYGPDRVLNTKSADEFEKWIKA, encoded by the coding sequence ATGACCAACCAGGAAGTAGCTAAGAAACTCCGTGAAGTGTATAACCTGATGCAGCTGGCAGGCGAGAACCGGTTTCGGGCCATCGCCTTTGACCGCGCTGCCCAAACCATCGAGGGGCTGAATGACGAAATCCTGACATATATCGAAGAGGATTCGCTCACCGATATTAAAGGAATTGGAAAGTCGATTGCGGAGGATATTAAAACCTATCACGAAACCGGGTCGATGCCGGTTCTGGAAGACCTGAAAGAGCGCGTGCCCAAAGGGCTGGTTGAGTGGACAAACATTTCCGGATTGGGTCCCAAGAATATCGTCAAAATTCATAAGGAACTCGGCATCACCACAATTACTGAGTTGAAGGAAGCTTGTCAAAGTGGGGCGGTAGCTGATCTTCCGGGATTGGGGCAAAAATCGGCCGAAAAAATTATCAAGTCTATTGAGTACCTGGAGCAGTACGGCGAGCGCTGTCTGCTGAATGAGGCTTTTGAAATTGCTGAACCGATCTTTGAATTCGTAAAAAACCTGGACGGAGTTTTGGAAGCAGAAATTGCGGGCTCACTCAGGAGGTCTCGTGAGACCATTGGGGATATAGATATTCTTGCATCCGCTGAGGAAGAGGATGTTGAGAGCATTTTTGATGCATTCGTAGATCACGAGCTGGTAGTTGAAGTTCTTGGCCGGGGTGATACCAAAAGTTCTGTCCGTTCACAAACCGGCCGGCAGGTGGACCTTCGTATCGTAAAACCTCATCAATTTCCGGCTGCTCTCATGTACTTCACCGGCAGCAAGGAACACAATATTGTCCTTCGCCAGCGAGCGAGAGATCGGGGAATGTCGCTTAATGAGTATGGCCTTTTCAAGCTTACAGAGAACAAAGAGACCGATTTTGACCAGCCTGTTGAAACCAGTTCGGAATCGGAAATTTACCAAAAGCTGGATCTGAATTTCATTATTCCTCAGCACCGGGAAGATCACGGTGAGTTTAAATATTACGAGGAAAATGAAGAGATGGACCTTGTTCAGGAATCGGATATTAAAGGAGTGGTTCATGCACACAGCACCTGGAGTGACGGTAAGTTTTCCATCAGGCAGATGGCCGAGGCCAGTTTGGAACGCGGCTACGAATATCTTGCACTCTCCGATCACTCCAAAACAGCAGCTTATGCCGGCGGCCTTTCGGTTGATGAGGTAAAAGAGCAGTGGGATGAAATTGATGGGCTAAATGAAGAGTTCAAGAATGAGGGCGAAAATTTCAAAATTTTTAAAGGAATTGAATCGGATATTCTGACTGATGGCTCCCTCGACTATCCGGATGAAATTTTAGAGGGATTCGATTTTGTCATTGCGAGTGTTCACAGCAGTTTGGAATTGCCTCTCGATAAGATGATGAGTCGATTCGAAAATGCCCTCAGGAATCCATATACCCGAATCCTGGGCCACCCAACCGGACGGCTTTTGCTGCGGCGCGAAGAGGGAAATCTGGATCTGAATAAGCTGATTGAGATAGCGGCTGAAGAAAATACAGCTATCGAGATTAACGCGAACCCTCGCAGGCTGGATTTGGATTGGAGATATGGTAACAAAGCAAAGGAAGTGGGTTTAATGACGTCCATCAACCCGGATGCCCACAGTACAGATGGCATCGACTATATCCGATATGGCGTGATGATCGCCCAAAAAGGAAAATACGGGCCTGACCGGGTCTTGAATACAAAGAGTGCCGATGAGTTTGAGAAATGGATAAAAGCATAG
- a CDS encoding tryptophan 2,3-dioxygenase family protein, translating into MDQSKSLTYTSYLKVKELLELQQPESEPEEHDEMLFIIIHQVYELWFKQILHEFDKLRDELEAGETWASAKTMRRVLTILKTMVSQIDILETMTPLEFNSFRGFLQNASGFQSVQFREMEIICGMRSPHMIEIHKSQPDLQQNLLDRENESTLWESFCTYLQKRDHDIKTPERVNEQGLVHDPSEHNQNKLVEIMKNDPEAAILCELFVDYDEGLMEWRYRHVKMVERTIGTKQGTGGSEGANYLHKTLNNPIFPDLWAIRSKF; encoded by the coding sequence ATGGATCAATCCAAAAGTTTAACCTATACATCGTACCTGAAAGTGAAGGAGTTGCTGGAGTTGCAGCAACCCGAATCCGAGCCGGAAGAGCATGATGAGATGTTGTTTATCATTATTCACCAGGTGTATGAGCTTTGGTTTAAACAGATACTGCATGAATTTGACAAGCTGCGTGATGAGTTAGAAGCGGGTGAAACATGGGCATCCGCCAAAACCATGAGGCGGGTTCTCACCATTCTGAAAACAATGGTTTCCCAGATTGATATTCTGGAAACGATGACCCCGCTGGAGTTCAACAGTTTCCGCGGATTTTTGCAGAATGCCAGCGGTTTCCAGTCGGTGCAGTTCCGGGAGATGGAGATTATTTGCGGGATGCGATCTCCTCATATGATCGAAATTCATAAATCACAACCTGACCTTCAGCAAAACCTTCTCGACCGCGAGAATGAATCTACACTGTGGGAAAGTTTCTGCACCTATCTCCAAAAACGAGATCACGATATTAAAACTCCGGAGAGGGTGAATGAACAGGGTTTGGTTCATGACCCGTCTGAACATAATCAAAACAAACTGGTGGAGATTATGAAAAACGACCCTGAAGCAGCTATTCTCTGTGAACTTTTTGTGGATTATGACGAAGGATTAATGGAGTGGCGCTACCGGCATGTAAAAATGGTGGAGCGGACGATTGGAACCAAACAGGGAACCGGAGGATCGGAAGGTGCAAACTATCTTCACAAAACACTTAATAATCCCATTTTCCCTGATCTTTGGGCCATCCGATCGAAGTTTTAA
- a CDS encoding type 1 glutamine amidotransferase: MNRWTGGQVMLSRNRPVIGVCGPDDGGTFAWICTAFSVWLAGGKPRRIRPSKPLSMDDLDGLILGGGADIEPVKYGQERKLKAYLAKNKRTIFEWVLSVIFFPIYWIFRYFQHTKKYPVDLKRDKLEFGLLKKALDQKKPVLGICRGMQLINVHFGGTLHQDISGFYAEEPQIATIFPKKRITIVPDSKLSSLLQTEICNVNGLHTQAIDKLGDGINRTAKELNSDVWQALEHPGYPFVIGVQWHPEYLMQIARQRNIFKELVREARTPDSLSGTSRSSSNGNN, translated from the coding sequence TTGAACAGATGGACAGGTGGGCAAGTAATGCTGAGTAGAAACAGGCCGGTTATTGGCGTTTGTGGACCTGATGACGGGGGTACATTCGCCTGGATTTGTACGGCTTTTTCAGTGTGGCTGGCTGGTGGAAAACCGCGCCGAATCCGTCCCTCAAAACCTCTCTCAATGGATGATCTGGATGGATTGATTCTCGGGGGAGGTGCCGATATAGAACCGGTAAAATATGGGCAGGAGAGAAAACTGAAAGCCTACCTGGCAAAAAATAAACGAACCATATTTGAGTGGGTGCTTTCGGTCATTTTTTTTCCCATTTACTGGATATTCCGCTATTTCCAGCATACCAAAAAATACCCGGTTGATCTGAAACGGGATAAACTGGAATTCGGACTTCTAAAAAAAGCTCTTGATCAGAAAAAACCGGTTCTCGGCATTTGCAGGGGCATGCAGTTAATCAATGTTCATTTCGGTGGAACACTCCATCAGGATATAAGTGGTTTTTACGCTGAAGAACCTCAGATCGCTACTATCTTTCCTAAGAAAAGAATTACTATTGTTCCGGACTCTAAACTCAGTAGCCTGCTGCAAACGGAGATCTGCAATGTAAATGGGCTTCATACCCAGGCGATTGACAAGTTGGGAGATGGAATTAATCGAACGGCCAAAGAATTGAATTCCGATGTTTGGCAGGCCCTCGAACACCCGGGTTATCCCTTTGTGATTGGCGTTCAGTGGCACCCGGAGTACCTGATGCAGATCGCCCGCCAGCGAAATATTTTCAAGGAGTTGGTGAGGGAGGCACGTACGCCGGACAGCTTGTCCGGCACCTCTCGATCAAGTTCAAATGGCAATAATTGA
- a CDS encoding amidoligase family protein yields the protein MNQEFLEPPKRTNATGEERSVGFEFEFTGVEMEDSASMLWRLYGGEIKQLSTFEFKVLNTKFGDFGLELDAQLLREKKYEKFLKNIGIDLSRFEGQGTVEDSLKDLASSVVPYEIITPPIPLSKMAEMTALVDELRKLKAKGTGSSFVYAFGLHLNPEIPDDSTETLLNYLRAYVLLDPWIRNEIAVDVSRRLTPFINRFEDDYLEHILDPDYQPGQTEFIEDYFYFGNSRNRPLDLQPLFMYLDEELTSKLVEDTLTSSRPAFHYRLPNCSPEDESWTLAAEWNRWVLVETLAEDTVSLIEYCKTYLKMKRETMLRFEAKWIEQMDRWASNAE from the coding sequence ATGAATCAAGAGTTTTTAGAACCGCCCAAAAGAACCAATGCAACGGGAGAGGAGCGTTCAGTTGGGTTTGAATTTGAATTTACCGGTGTAGAGATGGAAGATTCCGCTTCGATGCTGTGGAGGCTTTACGGCGGCGAGATTAAACAGCTCTCAACCTTTGAATTTAAAGTGCTCAATACGAAGTTTGGCGATTTTGGACTGGAGCTGGATGCTCAACTGCTTCGAGAAAAGAAGTACGAAAAATTTCTTAAAAATATTGGTATTGATCTGTCCAGGTTTGAAGGGCAGGGCACTGTTGAGGATTCGCTGAAGGATCTGGCGTCATCTGTGGTTCCGTACGAAATTATTACTCCACCCATTCCTCTTTCGAAGATGGCTGAGATGACAGCATTGGTTGATGAGTTAAGAAAACTGAAGGCAAAAGGCACAGGGAGTTCGTTTGTTTATGCATTTGGACTTCACCTGAACCCGGAAATTCCGGACGATTCAACCGAAACGCTGCTGAACTATCTGCGGGCGTATGTTTTGCTGGATCCATGGATTCGAAATGAGATTGCGGTGGATGTGAGCCGGCGTTTAACCCCATTCATCAACCGGTTTGAGGATGATTACCTGGAGCATATTCTGGATCCTGATTATCAACCCGGTCAAACCGAATTTATAGAAGACTATTTTTACTTTGGGAATTCAAGAAATCGTCCGCTGGATCTTCAACCTTTATTTATGTACCTGGATGAGGAGTTAACCTCGAAATTGGTTGAGGACACGTTGACTTCGAGCCGGCCTGCATTTCACTACAGGCTGCCCAACTGCTCACCGGAGGATGAGTCCTGGACGCTGGCGGCGGAATGGAACCGGTGGGTATTGGTAGAAACATTGGCAGAAGATACTGTTTCGCTCATCGAATACTGCAAAACATATTTAAAAATGAAGCGGGAGACGATGCTTCGTTTTGAAGCGAAGTGGATTGAACAGATGGACAGGTGGGCAAGTAATGCTGAGTAG